From the genome of Mycetocola spongiae, one region includes:
- the hpf gene encoding ribosome hibernation-promoting factor, HPF/YfiA family yields the protein MVRRGGLAPRAASRCVSTLLPLPCAGCGRPGSGLCPACGSVLARSPVLCSEGSPPVWSALRYRGDIARCVLAFKNHQRTDLAAALAPALARALSAASRGRRGPALAVALPARRASLRRRGYAPVPLLLARLGLPRVPLLAWARQPREQIGLGLAAREANLRGALRLRGRPGGFPGDTRGPVTLILVDDVLTTGATMREALRVLGRGNLRVVGIVTLARAGDPRAPPEPSAGPLPKVSNDIHGERDYGGVKGVKGPPGTTGGTSQQEVSVETNIVGFGLGITDRFRDYAEEKSEKVAHLADRAISFEVKVSRHAEKSGKRGGEDRVELTLIGPGPLIRAEASGSDKYVALDLAMAKLMERVRRSNDRRKVLRGKKRTSLHEASAQGFASKAIEPADAELIQAVATGAVPIDGVVEEDEVYSPVVIREKLFPAEWMTTEEAVDRMELVGHDFFLFIDARTDRSSVVYRRKGWDYGVIGLDEEAEEASA from the coding sequence GTGGTGAGGCGGGGCGGGCTTGCGCCGCGCGCCGCGTCCCGCTGCGTCTCCACGCTCCTGCCGCTGCCCTGCGCGGGCTGTGGCCGGCCCGGGTCCGGCCTCTGCCCCGCGTGTGGATCCGTCCTGGCCCGTTCCCCGGTGCTCTGCTCCGAGGGCAGCCCGCCCGTCTGGAGCGCCCTGCGCTATCGCGGCGATATCGCGCGCTGCGTGCTGGCGTTTAAAAACCACCAACGCACCGACCTCGCCGCCGCGCTCGCCCCGGCGCTGGCCCGCGCACTCAGCGCCGCGAGCCGGGGCCGGCGCGGTCCCGCGCTGGCCGTGGCCCTCCCCGCCCGGCGCGCATCCCTGCGCCGCCGCGGCTATGCGCCCGTGCCCCTCCTGCTCGCGCGGCTGGGCCTTCCCCGGGTGCCGCTGCTGGCCTGGGCGCGGCAGCCGCGCGAGCAGATCGGGCTGGGACTTGCCGCGCGCGAGGCAAACCTGCGCGGCGCCCTGCGGCTGCGCGGCCGCCCCGGCGGATTTCCCGGTGACACGCGCGGGCCGGTCACCCTCATTTTGGTAGACGACGTCCTCACCACGGGCGCCACCATGCGCGAGGCCCTGCGCGTCCTGGGGCGCGGAAACCTGCGGGTCGTGGGCATCGTCACGCTCGCCCGCGCGGGCGATCCGCGGGCCCCCCCTGAACCGTCCGCGGGCCCCCTCCCAAAAGTTTCTAATGACATCCACGGGGAGAGGGACTACGGTGGGGTCAAAGGCGTGAAAGGACCGCCCGGAACTACTGGCGGCACGTCCCAACAGGAGGTCTCCGTGGAAACAAACATCGTCGGATTTGGCCTAGGAATCACCGATCGCTTTCGCGATTATGCCGAGGAAAAATCGGAAAAGGTAGCCCACCTCGCCGACCGAGCCATCTCATTTGAGGTTAAGGTTTCGCGTCACGCAGAGAAGAGCGGAAAACGCGGGGGTGAGGATCGCGTGGAGCTCACGCTGATCGGCCCCGGTCCACTCATCCGCGCCGAGGCTTCCGGGTCGGATAAATATGTTGCGTTGGACCTGGCCATGGCCAAGCTCATGGAACGCGTGCGTCGCTCCAATGACCGCCGCAAGGTATTGCGTGGCAAGAAGCGCACCTCCCTGCACGAGGCCTCGGCCCAGGGCTTTGCCTCCAAGGCCATCGAGCCGGCCGATGCCGAGCTCATCCAGGCCGTGGCCACCGGCGCCGTCCCCATCGACGGCGTCGTCGAGGAAGACGAGGTCTACTCGCCGGTAGTCATCCGGGAAAAGCTCTTCCCCGCCGAGTGGATGACCACCGAGGAGGCCGTGGACCGCATGGAACTTGTGGGTCACGACTTCTTCCTCTTCATCGACGCCCGCACCGATCGCTCCAGCGTGGTCTACCGCCGCAAGGGCTGGGACTACGGCGTAATCGGTCTTGACGAGGAGGCCGAGGAGGCCAGCGCCTAG